Genomic window (Pseudomonas hydrolytica):
TAGATCAGGCGCGCGATCATGGCTGCTCTCCTTGCTTGTCGAGCCGCTCTATTTGCAAGCCGGAGTCCGTCTGACGAGCGCCGATGCGTACGTGATCCCCGGGATTGAGTCCCGCAGCTACTTCAGGGCTGGCCAGCGGAAATGCCATGGTCATGCCGGGCATGTTCAGGCTCTCGAATGGACCGTGCTCCAGGGTGACCTCCTCGGCGTCCAGGGCACGAATCACGCCATGGGACTCATGGAGTTTCTTTGCATTGTCCAGCTCGACATGGCTGGCCACGACCCCCTGGAGGCTGGCCTCCGAGTCGATCAGGAACTGTCCGGAGGTAACGATCGACTGCCCTTCCTCAAGACCGGACAACACCTCCAGACGCCCATCGGCCTCGCGGCCCAAAGTGATCTCCAGGGGGCGGTAGCGCCCATCGGCTTCGGCCAGCATCACCAGCGCACGCTTACCGGTGCGAATCACAGCTTCACTCGGGATCAGTAGCGCGGGTTCTTCGACGGTGCTGTTCAGACGCACGGCGGCGAACATGCCGGGGCGCAATTTACCGGCGGGATTGGCGAGCTCGCTGCGTACCGTGAGCGTACGCGTCTGCGAGTCGGCACTCGGCAGCAAGGCGACGACACGACCTTGCAGAGGCTGTTCTGGGAAGGCGGTCAGGGTGGCGGTGATGCTCGCGCCAAGCTGAACCGCTCCAGCTTGGTCTTCGGGGATTGCGGCATCGAGCCAGACCGTGGACAGTCCGTTGATCCGCGCCAGGTCCTGGCCGGCTGCCACGGTCATCCCGGTACGCACCTCCAATGCCTGCAGCTCGCCGGCGATGGGCGTGGAGATGGTCTGAACCGCCCGTGGCTGGCCGCTGCGCCGAACCTGCTCGACCAACGATTGAGGCATGCCAAGCAGGCGCAGGCGCTCCTGGGTCGCACTTATCAAGCGCGTGTCAGCAGTACGCAACACAGCCAGGAACTCCAGCTGGGCGGCAGACCATTCGGGAATCAGCAGGTCGACGAGGGGCGTACCGGCGGGCAATACATCGCCAGGGGCGTGTCCGTAGACCCGCTCGACGAACCCACCCGCTCGGGCCTGCTGGTTCGCCACCTCGCGCTGGTTATAGGCCAGGGAACCGACGGCCTCGATACCCGAAGGCAGCACACCGCGAGTTACTGGCGCGGTGCGCATCCCGAGGTTTTGCACGGCTTGCGAGGGCACGCTCAGGGTCGAGGAGTCCTGCCCTGCATCTGCGTACTTGGGGACAAGCTCCATATCCATGAAGGGGGACTTGCCCGGTTTATCGAAGCGCTGGTCAGGTTGCATCGGGTCATACCAGTAGAGCACTTTGCGCTCATCCGTCGGTGCGGGAGTTGGCATGACCTCATGGTTGGCCGGCCTCTCGGCCAGCCAGTAGCCACCGCCTGCCGCAGCAATACCCATGGTCAACAAGGCCGCAGAAAAACCTAATGCTGAAATCTTCATTGCAGGCCCTCCACATAGGCGTAGTACAAGCTCGCGGAGAGCTGGCTCAGCTTGCGCTGCTGTTCGATCTGTCGCAGCTGAGCCTCGATCAGTTCGCGCTGGGCGGTGATGACGGATGCCAGCTGACTGTTGCCGGCCTGATAGGCGGCCAATTCGAGGTCGGCACGTTTGCTCGCCAGAGGGATCAAGGTTTTCTCGGTACGCGCCAGAGCTCTGCGTAGTTGCTCCAACTCGGCAAGGCCGCTTTCCAACTCAGCCTGATGGGCGCGCAGCAGCACTTCCTGCTCGGCTTCCATCTGCGACACGCTCTGTTGCTTGGCGTTGATCTTGGGGCCCTGGCGTGTGCCGACGAACAACGGCAGGTCGAAGGTGAACTGCACCATCACCATGTCGCCGAACTGGTTGTCGCGGTTGTTGTAGGCAAACTCTACGCCCCAGTCAGGTGTCTTCTCGGCTACAGCCTCATTCAACTCTGCGCTGGCCTCGCCAACCCGGGCAGACGCGGCACGCAAGTCGGGATGCTGAGTCAAACGGTGCTGCAGGTGGGGGGCATCCAAACTTAGGCTGGGCACATCTCCCGCCAGAAGTTGATCGGCTTCGTTGCCTATCCAGCGGCGCAGCTTGGCCCGAGCTATCGCCACGTCGCGACTCAGCTCATCCCGCCGATCCTGCAATGCCAAAGCCTCCTGGTCGGCCTGCAGCAGTTCACCAGGCTGAGCGCTGCCACCGGCGATCAGCGATTGCACCGTCGAGCGGAGCAGCTCGATCTGGCGGTCCAGTTGATCGAAGAGGCCAACACTGTGCTCGGCGTAGTACACATCCAACCAGCTCAATGCCGTCTGGCGTTTGACCTCAAGCTGCATGGCGCGCTGCTCGGCCTCGGCCCGGACAACGGAGGCCTCGGCCAACTGGCGGCGGGCCTGGCGTTTGTCGCCATTGGGAACCTCTTGCATGAGCCCAATGCGGCGCATGGTCATTGAGTCACGATTCAGGGTGTAACGATCAGGCCCTTCGATGGGCAGATTATCGATGCCGAGAATCAGCTTGGGATCGGGCAGGGCGTCTGCGGGAACTACGGCCTGCTGTGCCGAAGCGACCTGTGCTTGTCGTGCCAGGTTCTCAGGTGCGCGCTGTTCGGCGAGCGCCTGCGCTCGTTCGAAGGTTAGGGGCTGCGCCTGTGCAGCAACCCAGGGAACTGCCCAGAATGCGGCAGCTAACACACCGAGATAGCCACGGCGTGGGAAAAGGAAAGCGGGCATGCTTTCGCCTCCAATGCGATTGATCGAGGTCGCCACCAAAAGCGTGGCCGCGACGATGCGCCTGGTTTAAAGGCGCGAAGATCACTGCATTAGACGAAACGAGGAGGGCGCCAGAGTCCTGCGGGCTCTCGCTTAATCACCGACTGGGTCAGCAATATCTCGGGGCGTGAGGGAAGAGGGGATATGCTCTTGATAACGGTGGTCTGGAGAAGTCCTCCGGTCTTGCATTCCTGGCCGGATTTGCAGGGGGACTTACTGGCCACCCCATCAGACTTATCCATTTGCTCGCAGCACGGAGCATCGGCCATTGCATGGCTCTGATGATCGGCGCTCTGCATCGGGCAAGGTTGTGCAGGCATGCTGAAAGCCATACCGCCGAAGGTCGGCAGCACGAGGCTAGCAATCATTACCAGGATCAATCCAATCCGACGCACAGCAATTCACCAGGCGGGGCGATAGGGCGACGATAGCAGATTGCCCCGGGGCATGAACGCTCGTTTTGACAATAACAGTGCTTCGTTGATTTGGATCAAACAGAGTGTCATGCAGGGTATCGGGCTCAGCTGGTAGCTCCGTTTAACCGGATTTCTCAGCTCGTAGGGTTCGCACCACCCATTCGGCGCGCTAGCCCAAGACCGGCCTCGCTAGCCGTTAAGTCGAGCCCCTAGGTGCTTGGGTCCTAGTCAAACATCTGTGGTTAGCCGAGGTGCAGGAGCTGCCTGCTTCGGGCATACCCAATCAGGCACCAAAAGCGAATTCTATAATTGTTCTATAATCACTCTATAATCGACTATAAACCCGGTTCTAGAGCGCTCGGCGCTGCCTAAGAAGCCGATCAGTTGCTGTATGCATGTGTCACTTAGATACTGCATACAGGGGTAACCATCCGGCAAAGACATCTGGTTGGCGAGACTGCTTTCGGCTCGGCAGTAACGAAATGGCCAGTCATAATGGACTACAGTCCGCAGCCCTTCGTTGCGTAGGAGTAGCCCATCATGATCTGCCCAATCGAAACCCGGGTTATCACGGCTCACGTCCCAGTACAGCTAGCTGAGAGAGTCGATCAGATGGCCGCACATCTGGGCCGCTCCACGGACTGGATTCTCAAGCAAGCCTTGGCCACATGGATTGATCAGGAAGAAGAGCGCGGCCGCCTGACCCGAGCGGCCCTGGCCGATGTGGACGCAGGCGGCGTGATAGATCACCAAGCAGTTCAGGCCTGGGCCAACAGCCTTAGCACCAATACACCGCTGCCGGTACCTCGCTGAAGGTCATTTGAGTAGGTGAGCAGTAAGCGTACGGGGAATACCTCTTGCGCAGGTCAGCCCGGCATCTATTGATGCGGCAACAGGTGCTCAATTCACAGAATATGAAGTTTCAAACTTTGTTTCCAAACCGCTCATGAGAGAGGTGTTCAGGTGCTTTCTGTTTCAAATTGACCCGATCACGAGGCAATCAGGGGTTGCACGGTCGAACAGAGCAGGTCGACCTGCCGACCCAGTTGATCCAGTAAGCCAAAACTGCGTTCGGTATAGTAGATATCCAGCCAACTCAATGCAGTTTGCCGCGTGATCTCCAGCTGTATGGCCCGTCTTGGCGCAAGCATTTAAACGCTACACGGCGCCTAAAAATCAGGCAACACAAGTAAACGGAAATTATGAATCAGCGTAATACCTGCCATACGTATAAGCGAGACTCTCACTACGAAGGTTTCGTTGCAATTCAGAAGGCGAGTGAGTTAGAGCAGCCATCTTCGCGCCACTATCTTTTAGAAAGCGCATATTGGAAGAGAGCAACATATTCCAATCAGCACAATTTCCTTCTCTTTCGCTGATATCTGAATGTACCTGCTTTAGTGCATCACTTACCACTTCACGTATATGGCGCTCACATAGCCCCAGGCGTCCACGATTGCTATGTAA
Coding sequences:
- a CDS encoding efflux RND transporter periplasmic adaptor subunit gives rise to the protein MKISALGFSAALLTMGIAAAGGGYWLAERPANHEVMPTPAPTDERKVLYWYDPMQPDQRFDKPGKSPFMDMELVPKYADAGQDSSTLSVPSQAVQNLGMRTAPVTRGVLPSGIEAVGSLAYNQREVANQQARAGGFVERVYGHAPGDVLPAGTPLVDLLIPEWSAAQLEFLAVLRTADTRLISATQERLRLLGMPQSLVEQVRRSGQPRAVQTISTPIAGELQALEVRTGMTVAAGQDLARINGLSTVWLDAAIPEDQAGAVQLGASITATLTAFPEQPLQGRVVALLPSADSQTRTLTVRSELANPAGKLRPGMFAAVRLNSTVEEPALLIPSEAVIRTGKRALVMLAEADGRYRPLEITLGREADGRLEVLSGLEEGQSIVTSGQFLIDSEASLQGVVASHVELDNAKKLHESHGVIRALDAEEVTLEHGPFESLNMPGMTMAFPLASPEVAAGLNPGDHVRIGARQTDSGLQIERLDKQGEQP
- a CDS encoding TolC family protein → MPAFLFPRRGYLGVLAAAFWAVPWVAAQAQPLTFERAQALAEQRAPENLARQAQVASAQQAVVPADALPDPKLILGIDNLPIEGPDRYTLNRDSMTMRRIGLMQEVPNGDKRQARRQLAEASVVRAEAEQRAMQLEVKRQTALSWLDVYYAEHSVGLFDQLDRQIELLRSTVQSLIAGGSAQPGELLQADQEALALQDRRDELSRDVAIARAKLRRWIGNEADQLLAGDVPSLSLDAPHLQHRLTQHPDLRAASARVGEASAELNEAVAEKTPDWGVEFAYNNRDNQFGDMVMVQFTFDLPLFVGTRQGPKINAKQQSVSQMEAEQEVLLRAHQAELESGLAELEQLRRALARTEKTLIPLASKRADLELAAYQAGNSQLASVITAQRELIEAQLRQIEQQRKLSQLSASLYYAYVEGLQ
- a CDS encoding CopG family ribbon-helix-helix protein, which encodes MICPIETRVITAHVPVQLAERVDQMAAHLGRSTDWILKQALATWIDQEEERGRLTRAALADVDAGGVIDHQAVQAWANSLSTNTPLPVPR